In Brienomyrus brachyistius isolate T26 unplaced genomic scaffold, BBRACH_0.4 scaffold68, whole genome shotgun sequence, a genomic segment contains:
- the aldh1l1 gene encoding cytosolic 10-formyltetrahydrofolate dehydrogenase, giving the protein MRIAVIGQSLFGQEVYKELRKEGHTVVGVFTIPDKDGKADPLAAEAEKDGVAVFKFPRWRVKGQAISEVVDQYEGVGAELNVLPFCSQFIPMEVIDFPKHGSIIYHPSLLPRHRGASAINWTLIHGDLKAGFTVFWADDGLDTGPILLQRQCDVEPDDTVNTIYKRFLFPEGVKGTVEAVRLIAAGRAPKIPQPDEGATYEGIQKKENAKIDWNQPAAALHNWIRGNDKVPGAWAEVESQKVTFFGSTLLDDGAVTSGQPLVITGARRPASVTKGGLMLFGNDDKALLVKNLQFEDGKMIPAAHYFHTGSSEAVELTEEEKAFTEEMRVVWKSILTNLDVIEDSTDFFKSGAASMDVVRLVEEVKLRASQLQLQNEDIYMATTFQEFIQTCVRKLRGEDMEEELVVDYVERDVNDMTIHMPHQLFINGEFVDAEGGKTYQTINPNDGQAVCEVSLAQVPDVDRAVAAAKGAFQEGRWATMNPRDRGRLIYRLADLMEEHQEELATIEALDSGAVYTLALKTHVGMSIQTFRYFAGWCDKIQGSTIPINQARPSRNLTFTRREPIGVCAIVIPWNYPLMMLAWKTAACLAAGNTVVLKPAQVTPLTALKFAELTARAGFPKGVVNILPGAGSLVGQRLSDHPDVRKLGFTGSTEIGKQIMKSCAVSNVKKVSLELGGKSPLIIFSDCDMDKAIRMGMSAVFFNKGENCIAAGRVFVEESIHDQFVQRVVEEVKKMKIGDPLDRSTDHGPQNHKAHLDKLVQYSQTGVKEGARLVCGGKQVDRPGFFFEPTVFTDVQDHMYIACEESFGPIMIISKFKEGDVDGVLKRANGTEFGLASGVFTRDIGRALYVSERLEAGTVFINTYNKTDVAAPFGGFKQSGFGKDLGEEALNEYLKTKTVTVEY; this is encoded by the exons ATGAGAATCGCTGTAATTGGACAGAGTCTGTTCGGGCAGGAGGTGTACAAGGAACTGCGGAAGGAAGGGCACACGGTTGTGGGGGTGTTCACCATCCCCGACAAGGACGGGAAGGCAGACCCCTTGG CCGCAGAGGCCGAGAAGGATGGCGTGGCCGTCTTCAAGTTCCCGCGGTGGCGTGTGAAGGGGCAGGCCATCTCCGAGGTGGTGGACCAGTACGAAGGAGTGGGGGCTGAACTCAATGTCCTGCCCTTCTGCTCCCAGTTCATCCCCATGGAAGTCATAGACTTCCCTAAACACGGCTCCATCATCTACCATCCCTCTCTCCTGCCCCGGCACCGAGGAGCTTCCGCCATAAACTG GaccctgatccatggagatctGAAGGCTGGGTTCACAGTGTTCTGGGCAGATGACGGACTGGACACCGGACCCATTCTCTTGCAGAGACAGTGTGATGTGGAACCAGATGACACAGTCAACACCATCTACAAGAGGTTCCTCTTTCCTGAGGGGGTGAAAGGAACG GTCGAAGCGGTGCGACTGATCGCGGCAGGCCGGGCTCCGAAGATCCCTCAGCCGGATGAGGGCGCCACCTACGAGGGGATTCAGAAGAAAGAGAATGCAAAG ATCGACTGGAACCAGCCTGCGGCAGCCTTGCACAACTGGATCAGAGGCAATGACAAGGTGCCAGGAGCctgggcagaggtggaaagtcag AAAGTGACGTTCTTTGGCTCCACGCTGCTGGACGACGGTGCTGTGACCAGCGGGCAGCCCCTGGTGATCACGGGCGCCAGGCGCCCCGCCTCGGTGACCAAGGGAGGCCTCATGCTTTTTGGCAACGACGACAAGGCG CTGCTGGTGAAGAACCTTCAGTTTGAGGACGGGAAGATGATTCCGGCCGCTCACTATTTCCACACCGGAAGCAGCGAGGCGGTTGAGCTTACGGAGGAAGAGAAGGCGTTCACGGAGGAAATGCGG GttgtctggaaaagcattctgaCTAACCTGGATGTGATCGAGGATTCAACGGATTTCTTCAAGTCTGGCGCGGCCTCCATGGATGTGGTCAG gctggtggAGGAGGTGAAGCTGAGGGCCAGCCAGCTTCAGCTTCAGAACGAGGACATCTACATGGCCACCACCTTCCAGGAGTTCATCCAGACGTGTGTGCGGAAGCTGCGTGGGGAGGACATGGAAGAGGAGCTGGTGGTGGACTAT GTGGAGAGGGATGTAAACGACATGACCATCCACATGCCCCACCAGCTGTTCATCAATGGGGAGTTCGTGGATGCAGAAGGTGGAAAGACATACCAAACCATTAACCCCAATGATGGCCAG gCAGTTTGTGAGGTATCCCTGGCCCAAGTGCCAGACGTGGATCGAGCAGTGGCGGCTGCAAAGGGGGCCTTTCAGGAGGGGCGATGGGCCACAATGAACCCCCGTGACCGGGGCAGGCTGATCTACAG GCTGGCTGATCTGATGGAGGAACACCAGGAGGAGCTGGCCACCATCGAGGCCCTCGACTCGGGCGCCGTCTACACCCTGGCCCTGAAGACGCACGTGGGCATGTCCATCCAGACCTTCCGCTACTTCGCCGGCTGGTGTGACAAGATTCAA GGCAGCACGATCCCCATCAATCAGGCCCGGCCCAGTCGTAACCTCACCTTCACAAGGAGGGAGCCTATTGG GGTGTGTGCTATTGTGATTCCTTGGAATTATCCCCTAATGATGCTCGCCTGGAAGACGGCAGCTTGTCTGGCTGCAGGCAACACAGTGGTTCTTAAACCAGCCCAG GTGACGCCTCTGACCGCACTGAAGTTTGCAGAGCTGACGGCGAGGGCTGGCTTTCCCAAGGGTGTGGTCAACATCCTGCCCGGGGCAG GGTCCCTGGTGGGCCAGCGTCTGTCTGACCACCCGGATGTGCGCAAACTGGGCTTTACCGGTTCCACCGAGATCGGCAAGCAGATCATGAAGAG CTGCGCAGTCAGTAACGTGAAGAAGGTCTCTCTGGAGCTGGGAGGCAAGTCTCCCCTCATCATCTTCAGCGACTGCGACATGGACAAGGCCATACGCATG GGCATGAGTGCCGTCTTCTTCAACAAGGGGGAGAACTGCATCGCAGCTGGGAGGGTCTTTGTGGAAGAGTCCATTCACGACCAGTTCGTCCAGAGGGTG GTGGAGGAGGTGAAGAAGATGAAAATTGGGGATCCGCTGGACCGATCGACCGACCACGGCCCGCAGAACCACAAAGCTCACCTGGACAAACTGGTCCAGTACAGCCAGACAGGTGTGAAGGAGGGTGCCAGACTGGTTTGTGGAGGCAAGCAGGTGGATCGTCCAG GCTTCTTCTTTGAGCCGACCGTCTTCACTGACGTGCAGGACCACATGTACATCGCATGCGAGGAGTCTTTCGGCCCCATCATGATCATCTCTAAGTTCAAGGAGGG CGATGTGGACGGCGTGCTGAAGCGAGCCAACGGCACCGAGTTCGGGCTGGCGTCCGGCGTGTTCACGCGCGACATCGGCAGGGCGCTCTACGTGAGCGAGAGGCTGGAGGCGGGCACAGTCTTCATCAACACCTACAACAAGACAGACGTGGCGGCACCCTTCGGAGGCTTCAAGCAGTCCGGCTTTGGCAAGGACCTGG GGGAGGAAGCTCTGAATGAATATCTGAAGACGAAAACCGTAACTGTCGAGTACTGA